A portion of the Rhodococcus pseudokoreensis genome contains these proteins:
- a CDS encoding alpha/beta hydrolase — protein sequence MTDKPESTRPPERHRRWLPHRYAFGGLVVAVLFVWLSLTPTLLPRGPFFQGLVTGVSAAVGYALGFLGSALVRHLVRREPPDRVKTWVRWGALGIGLIGTAVMLVWFANWQDELRALMSAASFPWTGYLVTVIVAVLIFVLLVAISRLLLRAVRWVERKISRVVPRRISATVIGVLAVALLFALLNGVAVRVIMTGLNNSFAAVNQETKAGDEPPTTTLRSGGPESLVTWDSLGRQGRSFISRGPTVEELSAFNGGRPALEPIRVYAGLASGGDSIRESAQLAADELERAGGFDRAVIGVATTTGTGWINESLASSLEYMYNGDTAIVGLQYSYLPSWLSFLVDKERARQAGEAQFDAVYDKWKKLPPETRPKLVVMGESLGSFGGESAFGSVDDIEARTDGVLFTGPPNANKIWTDVTTNRDPGSPEWLPIYEDGETVRFGARAPEDLPRPETPWGKPRMVYLQHASDPIVWWAPELLVSEPDWLKEDRGYDVLDSTQWFPFVTFLQVAADMAVSTGVPDGHGHSYVVDIADAWSAILPPDGWTPADNERLRTVLAEMGADG from the coding sequence ATGACCGACAAACCCGAATCGACACGACCGCCCGAGCGGCACCGTCGCTGGCTCCCGCACCGCTATGCGTTCGGCGGCCTGGTCGTCGCAGTGCTGTTCGTGTGGCTTTCATTGACACCGACGCTGCTGCCGCGGGGCCCGTTCTTCCAGGGACTGGTGACCGGTGTCTCGGCGGCGGTCGGCTATGCTCTCGGCTTCCTGGGTTCCGCTCTGGTTCGCCATCTCGTGCGGCGGGAGCCCCCGGACCGTGTGAAGACCTGGGTTCGGTGGGGCGCGTTGGGGATCGGGCTCATCGGAACCGCGGTGATGCTGGTGTGGTTCGCGAATTGGCAGGACGAGCTCCGGGCACTCATGAGCGCCGCATCGTTCCCGTGGACGGGCTACCTCGTCACGGTGATCGTGGCGGTGCTGATCTTCGTCCTGTTGGTTGCGATCTCCCGGCTGCTGCTGCGGGCGGTGCGGTGGGTCGAACGCAAGATCAGCCGGGTCGTGCCGCGGCGGATCTCGGCGACCGTGATCGGCGTGCTGGCGGTAGCGCTGCTGTTCGCACTCCTCAACGGGGTGGCGGTGCGCGTGATCATGACCGGTCTGAACAATTCGTTCGCCGCGGTCAACCAGGAGACCAAGGCCGGTGACGAACCGCCGACGACGACGCTGCGTTCGGGCGGACCGGAATCGCTGGTCACGTGGGATTCGCTGGGGCGGCAGGGCCGGTCGTTCATCTCGCGTGGCCCGACCGTCGAGGAACTGTCCGCTTTCAACGGCGGACGGCCCGCGCTGGAACCGATCCGGGTCTACGCCGGGCTCGCGAGCGGTGGCGATTCGATCCGGGAAAGCGCCCAACTGGCAGCGGACGAACTCGAACGGGCCGGCGGGTTCGATCGCGCGGTGATCGGCGTGGCGACCACCACCGGCACCGGATGGATCAACGAAAGTCTCGCCTCCTCACTCGAGTACATGTACAACGGCGACACCGCGATCGTCGGGCTGCAGTACTCGTATCTCCCCAGCTGGCTGTCGTTCCTGGTGGACAAGGAGCGGGCCCGGCAGGCGGGGGAGGCACAATTCGACGCGGTGTACGACAAGTGGAAGAAATTGCCCCCGGAGACCCGTCCGAAACTGGTCGTGATGGGGGAGAGCCTGGGCTCCTTCGGCGGCGAGAGTGCGTTCGGCAGTGTCGACGACATCGAGGCGCGCACCGACGGCGTGCTGTTCACCGGGCCGCCGAATGCGAACAAGATCTGGACGGACGTCACGACCAACCGCGATCCCGGCTCACCCGAATGGCTTCCGATCTACGAGGACGGGGAGACCGTGCGATTCGGTGCGCGGGCGCCGGAGGATCTGCCGCGCCCCGAGACTCCCTGGGGGAAGCCACGGATGGTGTACCTGCAGCACGCGTCCGACCCGATCGTGTGGTGGGCACCGGAACTGCTCGTGAGCGAACCCGACTGGCTGAAGGAGGACCGCGGGTACGACGTCCTGGACAGCACGCAATGGTTCCCGTTCGTGACGTTCCTGCAGGTTGCGGCGGACATGGCGGTGTCGACGGGCGTCCCGGACGGGCACGGGCACTCCTACGTCGTCGACATCGCCGACGCATGGAGCGCGATCCTGCCCCCGGACGGCTGGACCCCGGCGGACAACGAGCGACTGCGGACCGTACTCGCCGAGATGGGAGCGGACGGCTGA
- a CDS encoding DUF7144 family membrane protein: MSDQSLVKQGVAAATSMVAAIVLLTIGILHVLSGISALMKDDLVVAGPQYVYEFDTTAWGWIHLVLGVIVAIVGVMLFTGATWARVGAMVICALSILANFLWLPHYPLWSIVIILLDVFVIWAVATWHPGYEESI; encoded by the coding sequence ATGTCCGATCAATCGTTGGTCAAGCAGGGGGTTGCAGCGGCCACATCCATGGTGGCAGCGATAGTTCTGCTCACTATCGGAATACTGCACGTGCTCTCGGGTATCTCGGCGCTGATGAAGGACGACTTGGTCGTGGCGGGGCCGCAATACGTCTACGAATTCGACACGACGGCGTGGGGGTGGATCCACCTCGTGCTCGGCGTGATCGTCGCGATAGTCGGCGTCATGCTGTTCACCGGTGCGACGTGGGCCCGGGTCGGGGCGATGGTGATCTGCGCGTTGTCGATCCTTGCGAATTTCCTGTGGCTGCCCCACTACCCGTTGTGGTCGATCGTCATCATTCTGCTCGACGTGTTCGTGATCTGGGCCGTCGCGACGTGGCACCCGGGCTACGAGGAGAGCATCTAG
- a CDS encoding DUF7144 family membrane protein, with protein MSEESLVKQGVAKGTSMGGAVLLVTVGLLEFFQGISAIAKDDVIVVGIEYTYKFDVTAWGWFHLVLGVIVAGVGIALFTGATWARVGAMVLCAVSIFVNFLWLPYYPLWAITIIALNAVVIWAVATWNPETV; from the coding sequence ATGTCCGAGGAATCGCTGGTCAAACAAGGTGTCGCAAAGGGAACCTCGATGGGTGGGGCGGTACTCCTCGTCACCGTCGGCCTGCTCGAGTTCTTCCAGGGTATCTCCGCGATCGCCAAGGACGACGTCATCGTCGTCGGGATCGAGTACACCTACAAATTCGACGTCACCGCGTGGGGATGGTTCCATCTCGTACTCGGCGTGATCGTGGCCGGCGTCGGTATCGCGCTGTTCACCGGAGCCACCTGGGCCCGGGTCGGCGCCATGGTCCTCTGCGCCGTCTCGATCTTCGTCAATTTCCTGTGGCTGCCGTATTACCCCCTGTGGGCGATCACGATCATCGCGCTGAACGCGGTCGTGATCTGGGCGGTCGCCACCTGGAATCCCGAAACGGTCTGA
- a CDS encoding SHOCT domain-containing protein gives MEGFWEFFWFIFVCFAFVAYLTVLFSIITDLFRDRDTSGWVKAIWIFFLFFIPFLSALIYLIVNSDGMAKRSMAAAQQVKHAQDTYIRDVAGKSPAQEISDAKALLDSGAITEAEFQAIKAKTLV, from the coding sequence ATGGAAGGCTTCTGGGAGTTTTTCTGGTTCATCTTCGTCTGTTTCGCCTTCGTGGCGTACCTGACGGTGCTGTTCTCGATCATCACCGATCTGTTCCGGGACCGCGACACTTCGGGGTGGGTGAAGGCGATCTGGATCTTCTTCCTGTTCTTCATTCCGTTCCTGTCGGCGCTGATCTACCTGATCGTCAACAGCGATGGCATGGCGAAGCGCTCCATGGCCGCCGCCCAGCAAGTGAAGCACGCACAGGACACCTACATTCGGGACGTTGCCGGGAAGTCTCCGGCTCAGGAGATCTCGGATGCCAAGGCGCTCCTCGATTCCGGGGCGATCACCGAGGCCGAGTTCCAGGCGATCAAGGCGAAGACACTGGTGTAG
- a CDS encoding SHOCT domain-containing protein codes for MPGLLRGIARTAVVAGTATAVSNRVSRRQGQRWSANQPAPQQQQAPPQAPPPAQPAPPAGGMDRIAALKQLGELRDQGVLTEEEFNTEKAKILAS; via the coding sequence ATGCCAGGACTTCTGCGCGGGATCGCCCGGACCGCCGTCGTGGCCGGCACCGCGACCGCCGTCTCCAACCGGGTCTCCCGGCGACAAGGTCAGCGGTGGTCGGCGAACCAGCCTGCCCCCCAACAGCAGCAGGCTCCGCCGCAGGCCCCGCCGCCGGCGCAGCCCGCACCACCGGCAGGCGGCATGGATCGTATTGCCGCCCTGAAACAACTCGGTGAACTCCGCGATCAGGGGGTTCTCACCGAGGAAGAGTTCAACACGGAGAAGGCCAAGATTCTGGCCTCCTGA
- a CDS encoding DUF6325 family protein — MNDNDLDVLGPIDYLVVEFPADRKPDGSALPLLIDLVERNIIRVLDLIFARKDADGALSGIAIEDLGFEGGVDVTLFAEAASGLIDRTDLEEAAAVLEPGCAGAVLVYENCWAAPFASALRREGAQLVASGRIPVQGILAALDALDASS; from the coding sequence GTGAACGACAACGATCTCGACGTGCTCGGGCCCATCGACTATCTCGTCGTGGAGTTCCCTGCAGACCGGAAACCCGACGGATCGGCACTCCCACTTCTGATCGATCTCGTCGAACGGAACATCATCCGGGTACTCGACCTGATCTTCGCCCGCAAGGATGCCGACGGTGCGCTGTCCGGTATCGCCATCGAGGACCTCGGTTTCGAGGGCGGTGTGGACGTGACGCTCTTCGCCGAAGCGGCATCGGGGCTGATCGACCGCACAGACCTCGAGGAAGCCGCGGCCGTGCTCGAGCCCGGGTGTGCCGGGGCGGTTCTCGTGTACGAGAATTGTTGGGCCGCACCGTTCGCTTCCGCGCTGCGGCGCGAGGGGGCCCAGCTCGTGGCGTCCGGGCGCATCCCCGTCCAGGGCATTCTGGCGGCGCTCGACGCGCTCGACGCCTCCAGCTGA
- a CDS encoding three-helix bundle dimerization domain-containing protein, whose product MTGDDELLQVEKVIARLITRYPSVSSVDVELIVRTVHKRLAESRVRDFIPLLVEKAARRDLAARETAESGDFVL is encoded by the coding sequence ATGACCGGGGACGACGAACTGCTTCAAGTCGAAAAGGTCATCGCGCGCCTGATCACTCGGTACCCGTCGGTCTCGTCGGTCGACGTCGAACTCATCGTGCGCACTGTTCACAAGCGACTGGCGGAGAGCAGGGTTCGTGACTTCATTCCCCTCCTCGTCGAGAAGGCTGCCCGCCGCGATCTCGCGGCCCGCGAGACGGCCGAATCGGGTGACTTTGTTCTCTAG
- a CDS encoding DUF7144 family membrane protein — translation MSETSSVKQGVAAGTSIGAAIILVTVGIIQFFQGVAAVAENEVFVVGIEYVYKLDLTTWGWIHIVLGIVVLGVGLALFTGAGWARVSAIVVAAISILANFLWLPYYPWWSLLIIALDVVVIWAVSTWKPDRV, via the coding sequence ATGTCCGAGACATCATCGGTCAAGCAGGGCGTCGCGGCAGGAACCTCCATCGGGGCGGCCATCATCCTCGTCACCGTCGGCATCATCCAGTTCTTCCAGGGGGTCGCCGCGGTCGCCGAGAACGAAGTATTCGTCGTCGGTATCGAATACGTCTACAAGCTCGACCTGACCACGTGGGGCTGGATCCACATCGTGCTGGGCATCGTGGTCCTGGGAGTCGGCCTCGCGCTGTTCACCGGAGCGGGCTGGGCGCGGGTGTCCGCGATCGTGGTTGCGGCGATCTCGATCCTCGCCAACTTCCTCTGGCTGCCGTACTACCCGTGGTGGTCGCTGCTCATCATCGCCCTCGACGTCGTCGTCATCTGGGCCGTGTCGACCTGGAAGCCGGACCGGGTCTGA
- the ppk2 gene encoding polyphosphate kinase 2: MGKKSKHKAGSELSRPDAAEPTAPMKNKEYRRLLKPLHAELVALQEWVKSSGAKVCIVFEGRDTAGKGGVIKAITERVSPRVFRVVALPAPTEREKSQMYVQRYLPHLPAGGEVVIFDRSWYNRAGVEPVLGFCTEEEAQHFLELIPTVERAIVDSGVILLKYWLEVSEEQQTSRLQSRIDDPRKYWKLSDLDLKSYSRWYDYSRARDQMFHFTDTGWAPWYVANNDDKKRGRLNVITHLLSQVPYEPLDRPDFTLPKRQKAEGYQEPGQPLHWIPTPY, encoded by the coding sequence GTGGGAAAGAAGAGCAAGCACAAGGCCGGGTCGGAGCTGTCCCGGCCCGACGCCGCCGAGCCCACCGCACCGATGAAGAACAAGGAGTACCGGCGCCTCCTGAAACCCCTCCATGCCGAACTCGTCGCGCTGCAGGAGTGGGTGAAATCATCCGGCGCGAAGGTGTGCATCGTGTTCGAGGGCCGTGACACCGCGGGCAAGGGAGGTGTCATCAAGGCGATCACCGAACGGGTGAGCCCGCGTGTGTTTCGGGTGGTCGCGCTGCCGGCCCCCACTGAACGCGAGAAGTCGCAGATGTACGTGCAGCGGTACCTGCCGCACCTGCCCGCGGGCGGAGAAGTCGTCATCTTCGACCGCAGTTGGTACAACCGCGCGGGAGTCGAACCGGTGCTCGGCTTCTGCACCGAGGAGGAGGCACAGCACTTTCTCGAACTCATCCCGACGGTCGAACGCGCGATCGTCGACTCGGGAGTCATCCTGCTCAAGTACTGGCTGGAAGTGAGCGAGGAACAGCAGACCTCGCGCCTGCAGAGCAGGATCGACGACCCCCGGAAGTACTGGAAGCTGTCGGACCTCGACCTGAAGTCGTACAGCCGCTGGTACGACTACTCCCGCGCGAGGGACCAGATGTTCCACTTCACCGACACAGGCTGGGCACCCTGGTACGTCGCGAACAACGACGACAAGAAGCGCGGACGACTCAACGTCATCACCCACTTGCTGAGCCAGGTCCCGTACGAGCCGCTGGACCGCCCCGACTTCACCCTGCCGAAGCGGCAGAAGGCGGAGGGTTATCAGGAACCGGGGCAACCCCTGCACTGGATTCCCACCCCGTACTGA
- a CDS encoding cation-translocating P-type ATPase — MVSTESAQTHTAWYAQDADAVVAATASDRQSGLTAGEADERRRRHGPNEIASEPGPSAWAIALAQLKDLMNLMLVAVAIVSVVIDEVPTAIIVAALVVLNVVLGTRQELKARASVDALAKMQTPQVRVTRDGTLLQLAATVLVPGDIVQLEAGDVVPADGRLLTSATLETQEAALTGESAPVPKDTRTLGAADVPLGDRSNMVFQNTSVTRGTATMVVTETGMHTQMGQIASMLSAVAPSKSPLQRELNSLTKVLGIIAWTAVALIVILGVIRGQSLTTVLLLGISMGVSAIPTGLPTFVQAMLAFGARQLAEAKAVVKNLTDVETLGATSAINSDKTGTLTMNQMTVRSLYFHGRWYTVDGEGYNKTGRITQTAGEETPDFTLLAYGLCLDSDATVSDTGDIVGDPTEAALVVLAAKIGVDAPLTRRTYPRVAEVPFDSAYKFMATFHHLQVDGSTEFVELVKGGPDVVLARCSAAYLPGRRAVPLDDVREELTAANRELSEKGLRVLAFAARRLDGQEDSAAADPMSFVEDLTFVGMVGIIDPLRPEAIDAVRTAHAAGIEVRMITGDHAITASAIGAELGLGPGAIGGPELQAMTDEDLTAALPRLHVFGRVTPQDKLRLADIMQRSGAVVAMTGDAVNDAAALKKADIGVAMGSGSEVTKQAGKMVLTDDNFGTLITAIRLGRNIYEKIVSYIRYQMSKLFSLVLLFLVASIFDINDGVALTPLMVLFQHFFITLFPVAVIMLDPAPPDLMNKPPRDPHTPIANRTAFVQWLAYGVLQFAVTLAAMLLAPGDMSTTEASVPMTTAFVVLSLGSILAGLVMRRDPESGLTPPILGALKILSIPVVVTVFAVEIGFLQDLLMTTSLTGGQWLACLGWSLIIPVVVEAEKALRRRRHARPTTPISAAVAVDPQRAR, encoded by the coding sequence ATGGTCTCAACGGAATCCGCGCAGACGCACACGGCCTGGTACGCCCAGGACGCCGATGCCGTCGTCGCCGCGACAGCATCCGATCGGCAGTCGGGCCTGACAGCCGGAGAGGCGGACGAACGGCGCCGACGGCACGGTCCCAACGAGATCGCCTCGGAGCCGGGCCCGTCCGCGTGGGCGATCGCGCTGGCGCAGCTGAAGGATCTGATGAACCTGATGCTGGTCGCGGTGGCCATCGTCAGCGTCGTCATCGACGAGGTCCCGACCGCGATCATCGTCGCGGCGCTCGTCGTGCTCAACGTCGTGCTGGGCACGCGGCAGGAACTGAAGGCGCGCGCCAGCGTCGACGCTCTCGCGAAGATGCAGACACCGCAGGTGCGGGTGACCCGGGACGGGACGCTCCTGCAACTCGCCGCCACCGTCCTGGTGCCGGGCGACATCGTGCAACTCGAGGCCGGCGACGTCGTCCCCGCCGACGGCCGATTGCTCACGTCGGCGACCCTCGAGACCCAGGAGGCGGCGCTGACGGGTGAAAGCGCACCCGTCCCGAAGGACACCCGGACTCTCGGCGCCGCCGACGTCCCGCTCGGCGACCGCAGCAACATGGTCTTCCAGAACACCTCGGTCACCCGCGGCACCGCCACCATGGTGGTCACCGAAACCGGCATGCACACCCAGATGGGCCAGATCGCGTCGATGCTGTCGGCCGTCGCTCCGAGCAAGTCTCCGCTTCAGCGCGAACTGAATTCGCTCACCAAGGTGCTCGGCATCATCGCGTGGACGGCAGTCGCGCTCATCGTGATCCTGGGTGTGATCCGCGGGCAGAGCCTGACGACGGTGCTGTTGCTGGGCATCTCCATGGGGGTCTCCGCGATCCCGACCGGCCTGCCCACGTTCGTGCAGGCGATGCTGGCCTTCGGAGCCCGCCAGCTGGCCGAGGCCAAAGCCGTCGTGAAGAACCTCACCGACGTCGAGACCCTCGGCGCCACCAGCGCGATCAACTCGGACAAGACCGGCACGCTGACGATGAACCAGATGACCGTCCGGTCGCTGTACTTCCACGGCCGGTGGTACACCGTCGACGGCGAGGGATACAACAAGACCGGCCGGATCACCCAGACCGCGGGTGAGGAAACCCCCGACTTCACCCTGCTCGCCTACGGGCTGTGCCTCGACAGCGACGCCACCGTCTCCGACACCGGCGACATCGTCGGCGACCCGACCGAGGCCGCGCTCGTCGTGCTCGCCGCCAAGATCGGCGTCGACGCTCCGCTCACCCGGCGCACGTATCCCCGCGTCGCGGAAGTGCCGTTCGACTCCGCATACAAGTTCATGGCGACGTTCCACCACCTCCAGGTCGACGGCAGCACCGAATTCGTCGAACTCGTCAAGGGTGGGCCCGACGTGGTCCTCGCCCGCTGCAGCGCCGCATACCTGCCGGGCAGGCGGGCGGTGCCGCTCGACGACGTCCGGGAGGAACTGACCGCGGCGAACCGGGAGTTGTCCGAGAAGGGTCTCCGCGTGCTGGCGTTCGCCGCCCGTCGGCTCGACGGGCAGGAGGACTCCGCCGCGGCCGACCCCATGTCGTTCGTCGAAGACCTCACGTTCGTCGGGATGGTCGGCATCATCGACCCGCTGCGGCCGGAGGCGATCGACGCCGTGCGCACCGCCCACGCAGCAGGCATCGAGGTCCGCATGATCACCGGCGACCACGCGATCACCGCGTCCGCGATCGGCGCCGAACTCGGCCTCGGCCCCGGCGCGATCGGCGGCCCCGAACTGCAGGCCATGACCGACGAGGACCTCACTGCGGCCCTCCCGCGCCTGCACGTGTTCGGCCGCGTCACACCACAGGACAAGCTCCGTCTCGCCGACATCATGCAGCGGAGCGGCGCGGTCGTGGCGATGACCGGCGACGCCGTCAACGACGCCGCCGCATTGAAGAAGGCCGACATCGGCGTCGCCATGGGTTCGGGCAGCGAGGTGACGAAACAGGCGGGCAAGATGGTGCTCACCGACGACAACTTCGGAACCCTGATCACCGCGATCCGGCTGGGCCGCAACATCTACGAGAAGATCGTGTCGTACATCCGGTACCAGATGTCGAAACTGTTCTCACTGGTGCTGCTGTTCCTCGTGGCGAGCATCTTCGACATCAACGACGGGGTCGCGCTCACCCCGCTCATGGTGCTGTTCCAGCACTTCTTCATCACGCTGTTCCCCGTCGCGGTCATCATGCTCGACCCGGCGCCGCCGGACCTGATGAACAAGCCGCCCCGCGACCCGCACACGCCGATCGCCAACCGGACGGCATTCGTGCAGTGGCTGGCGTACGGCGTCCTGCAGTTCGCCGTCACCCTCGCCGCGATGCTGCTCGCTCCGGGTGACATGAGCACGACCGAGGCGAGCGTTCCGATGACGACGGCATTCGTGGTGCTGTCGCTCGGATCGATCCTCGCCGGGCTCGTCATGCGGCGCGACCCGGAATCCGGTCTCACCCCACCGATCCTCGGCGCACTGAAGATCCTGTCGATCCCGGTCGTCGTCACCGTGTTCGCGGTCGAGATCGGCTTCCTCCAGGACCTCCTCATGACCACGTCGCTGACCGGCGGGCAGTGGCTCGCCTGCCTCGGCTGGTCGCTGATCATCCCGGTGGTCGTGGAAGCGGAGAAGGCTCTCCGCCGCAGGCGGCACGCGCGGCCGACCACACCGATCTCCGCGGCGGTCGCGGTCGACCCGCAACGTGCGCGCTGA
- a CDS encoding SulP family inorganic anion transporter — translation MAWTGSLAQLPGIVTARAYRREWLRPDITAGLVLTALLIPAGMGYAEAAGLPAYAGLYATIVPLLAYAVVGPSKILVLGPDSSLAPLIAAAVLPLAVTDDPESALALAGILGVLMGLILLVGGFLHLGFVTELLSKPIRLGYLNAIALIVVVGQLPKLLGFDVDASGLIGEIGGIGKAVFGGDIDPVAAAVGLGSLAVIVAFRIWIPRIPGVLVAVVGAMILSAALGLTDDIGMVGALPSGLPLPSFGGVDWGDVGQLVGPAAGIALIAFADTGVLSRTFAARRGEDVNGSTEMKAVGVANIAGGLFGGFPISASGSRTPVAEQSGARTQLACVVGAVAVLVFVLVAPGVTAYLPDATLGAVVIVAATALVDVDGMVRMWRMSSVEFGLAVAAFLGVALVGVLQGILVAIGLSFVAVVAQAWQPYRTELVRTADRPGFHDVERHPGGDRIPGLVLVRFDAPLFFANGEIFDEYVRSVVAEAPTPVEWVVVAAEPITGLDTTAVDELVDLDTYLEGKGIHLAFAEMKGPIKDRLILFGVGDRFDATHFYPTIESAVEAFRDRAGSAGDPAED, via the coding sequence ATGGCCTGGACAGGAAGTCTCGCGCAGTTGCCCGGGATCGTGACGGCACGGGCGTACCGCCGCGAGTGGCTGCGACCCGACATCACCGCCGGCCTCGTCCTCACCGCACTGCTCATCCCCGCCGGGATGGGTTACGCGGAGGCCGCCGGGTTGCCCGCCTACGCCGGGCTGTACGCCACGATCGTCCCGCTCCTCGCGTACGCGGTGGTGGGGCCGTCGAAAATCCTTGTTCTCGGACCGGATTCGTCGCTCGCGCCGCTCATCGCCGCGGCCGTCCTGCCCCTCGCGGTCACCGACGATCCGGAGAGCGCCCTGGCCCTCGCAGGCATTCTGGGCGTCCTCATGGGCCTCATCCTCCTGGTCGGCGGGTTCCTGCATCTCGGCTTCGTGACCGAATTGCTGTCGAAGCCCATCCGGCTCGGGTACCTGAATGCGATCGCATTGATCGTCGTCGTCGGCCAGCTACCCAAACTGCTCGGGTTCGACGTCGACGCGTCCGGACTCATCGGGGAGATCGGCGGAATCGGAAAGGCGGTGTTCGGGGGCGACATCGACCCCGTCGCCGCCGCGGTGGGTCTCGGCTCCCTCGCCGTCATCGTGGCGTTCCGCATCTGGATTCCCCGCATCCCCGGCGTTCTGGTGGCGGTGGTCGGGGCGATGATCCTGTCGGCGGCGCTCGGGCTGACCGACGACATCGGGATGGTCGGCGCCCTCCCCTCGGGCCTGCCGCTGCCGTCGTTCGGCGGCGTCGACTGGGGCGACGTCGGACAACTCGTCGGTCCCGCCGCCGGAATCGCCCTGATCGCGTTCGCCGACACGGGCGTGCTCTCGCGCACGTTCGCCGCCCGGCGCGGCGAAGACGTGAACGGCAGCACCGAGATGAAGGCCGTCGGCGTCGCCAACATCGCCGGCGGGCTGTTCGGCGGCTTCCCGATCTCGGCCAGCGGGTCCCGCACCCCGGTCGCCGAACAGAGCGGCGCCCGTACCCAATTGGCGTGCGTCGTCGGCGCCGTCGCGGTGCTGGTCTTCGTCCTCGTCGCCCCCGGTGTCACCGCCTACCTCCCCGACGCGACACTGGGCGCCGTGGTGATCGTCGCGGCCACGGCGCTGGTCGACGTGGACGGCATGGTCCGCATGTGGCGGATGAGCAGCGTCGAATTCGGGCTCGCCGTCGCCGCGTTCCTCGGGGTCGCCCTGGTCGGTGTGCTGCAGGGCATCCTCGTCGCGATCGGCCTGTCGTTCGTCGCCGTGGTCGCGCAGGCCTGGCAGCCGTACCGCACCGAACTCGTCCGGACGGCGGACCGGCCGGGCTTCCACGACGTCGAACGCCACCCCGGCGGGGACCGCATCCCCGGACTGGTGCTGGTGCGCTTCGATGCCCCCCTGTTCTTCGCGAACGGTGAGATCTTCGACGAGTACGTGCGTTCGGTGGTGGCGGAGGCGCCGACCCCGGTCGAATGGGTCGTCGTCGCCGCCGAGCCGATCACCGGACTCGACACCACCGCCGTCGACGAACTCGTCGACCTCGACACCTACCTCGAGGGCAAGGGAATCCACCTGGCGTTCGCGGAGATGAAGGGCCCGATCAAGGATCGGCTCATCCTGTTCGGGGTGGGCGACAGATTCGATGCCACGCACTTCTACCCGACCATCGAGTCCGCGGTGGAGGCGTTCCGCGACCGCGCCGGAAGCGCCGGGGATCCGGCCGAGGACTGA
- a CDS encoding GlxA family transcriptional regulator — MVVRHRVVVLALNGVIPFELGIPSRVFGRAHDADDNLLYDVQTCTADGRPVRSDADFSVSVDHGPELLAEADTVVIPASLELGPAYDEGRLPADLERALAFVRPGTRYVSICTGSYVLAAAGLLDGLRATTHWRNTEHFQRTYPQVRVDPDVLFVDEGHILTSAGVAAGLDLCLHIVRRDHGSDVANRVARRCVVPPWRDGGQAQYIERPIPETTSESTAATREWALHRLGEPLALNRLAAHANMSVRTFTRRFGEEVGTTPNRWLTTRRVDRARQLLETTDLSVDVIAREVGFGTGTSLRQHMGAVLGVPPSAYRRTFRGQAV, encoded by the coding sequence ATGGTTGTGCGTCATCGTGTGGTCGTGCTCGCCCTGAACGGTGTGATCCCGTTCGAACTCGGCATCCCGTCGCGGGTCTTCGGACGGGCGCACGACGCCGACGACAATCTGCTGTACGACGTGCAGACGTGCACGGCCGACGGACGGCCGGTGCGCTCGGACGCCGACTTCTCGGTGTCCGTGGACCACGGCCCGGAGTTGCTGGCCGAGGCCGACACGGTCGTGATTCCCGCGTCCCTAGAACTCGGCCCGGCGTACGACGAGGGCCGTCTGCCCGCCGACCTCGAGCGGGCGCTCGCGTTCGTCCGGCCCGGCACGCGGTACGTCTCGATCTGCACGGGTTCGTACGTCCTCGCCGCGGCGGGGTTGCTCGACGGCCTGCGCGCCACCACCCACTGGCGCAACACCGAGCACTTCCAGCGCACCTATCCGCAGGTCCGGGTCGACCCCGACGTGCTGTTCGTCGACGAGGGCCACATCCTCACCTCGGCGGGCGTCGCCGCCGGACTGGACCTCTGCCTGCACATCGTGCGCCGCGACCACGGGTCGGACGTCGCCAACCGGGTGGCGCGCCGATGCGTCGTCCCACCGTGGCGCGACGGCGGGCAGGCCCAGTACATCGAGCGGCCGATCCCGGAGACCACGTCGGAGTCGACGGCGGCGACCCGCGAGTGGGCGCTGCACCGCCTCGGCGAACCGCTGGCGCTGAACCGGTTGGCGGCGCACGCGAACATGAGCGTCCGCACGTTCACCCGGCGGTTCGGCGAGGAGGTCGGGACCACCCCGAACCGCTGGCTGACCACCCGCCGGGTCGACCGTGCGCGCCAACTCCTCGAGACCACCGACCTGTCCGTCGATGTCATCGCCCGGGAGGTCGGGTTCGGAACCGGTACGTCCCTGCGGCAGCACATGGGTGCGGTGCTGGGGGTGCCGCCGTCGGCGTATCGCAGAACGTTTCGGGGCCAGGCGGTCTGA